The Trueperaceae bacterium genome contains a region encoding:
- a CDS encoding response regulator, whose product MHNSVARPTGDPSGVGERDDGAAEAGAAGAIWVVDDSEAIRVLAKSAFERAGWRVTAFEDLAGARDALAAGPAPDAVLLDIHLPDGNGLHDIGAFAATGAAVVVVSNVAGPDQVEAAFAAGAGDVVPKPFDLRSLLARVERAARAARAVRPVAPAAEARAAAGVGGAELG is encoded by the coding sequence ATGCACAACTCGGTCGCACGGCCCACGGGGGACCCGAGCGGGGTGGGGGAGCGAGACGATGGCGCCGCGGAAGCGGGGGCCGCCGGCGCGATCTGGGTGGTCGACGACAGCGAGGCGATACGCGTGCTGGCGAAGAGCGCCTTCGAGCGCGCGGGCTGGCGCGTGACGGCGTTCGAGGACCTCGCCGGCGCGCGGGACGCGCTGGCCGCCGGGCCGGCGCCCGACGCCGTGCTCCTCGACATCCACCTGCCTGACGGCAACGGCCTGCACGACATCGGCGCCTTCGCGGCGACCGGGGCGGCCGTGGTGGTGGTGAGCAACGTGGCCGGGCCCGATCAGGTGGAGGCGGCCTTCGCCGCCGGCGCCGGCGACGTGGTACCCAAGCCCTTCGACCTCAGGAGCCTGCTGGCGCGCGTGGAGCGCGCGGCGCGGGCGGCGAGGGCGGTGCGGCCTGTGGCTCCCGCCGCGGAGGCGCGGGCAGCCGCGGGGGTCGGCGGGGCAGAGCTAGGCTGA
- a CDS encoding glycosyltransferase → MSVVDALQLVVLVAFAVINGTQLGGLVLASRALLMRDRRASRLEEVALARAATYLPVSFLVPAYNEEATIVGSVRSLLAMHYPEFELIVVSDGSKDGTMAVLHEAFDLVPAVASPRRCTQHARVIGTWRSATHPALTVIEKENGGRSDALNAAIEQARYPICVVIDADSLVDPEALLLAGTRFLDDPTLVALGGSIRPVNDAIVSGGSVRLARTPRNFLARWQQLEYARAFTAARVAMSELGCLILISGAFGLFRRSALIAVGGYRTDTVGEDFELTVRLHRYFRDRGEPYRIEYLVDPVCWTQVPEEPRVLRNQRDRWHRGLWEVLWAHRDMLFNPRYGRIGFFALPYMWFVEGLSPVFEVSGYVLVAALAVLGQLDAAFAAAFFALALLYGLLVSLGTTALDVVLPHSPRRAVDRLRLLNAVMTESLWYRPWLAFVRLVATFGVRSKRGKWGTMTRRSFG, encoded by the coding sequence GTGAGCGTCGTCGACGCCCTGCAGCTCGTGGTCCTGGTGGCCTTCGCGGTCATCAACGGGACGCAGCTCGGCGGGCTGGTGCTGGCGTCGCGCGCGCTGCTCATGCGCGACAGGCGCGCGTCGCGCCTCGAGGAGGTCGCGCTGGCCAGGGCCGCGACGTACCTGCCGGTCAGCTTCCTCGTGCCCGCCTACAACGAGGAGGCGACGATCGTCGGCAGCGTCCGCAGCCTGCTGGCGATGCACTACCCGGAGTTCGAGCTGATCGTCGTGAGCGACGGCTCGAAGGACGGCACCATGGCGGTCCTCCACGAGGCGTTCGACCTCGTCCCCGCCGTCGCCAGCCCGCGCCGCTGCACCCAGCACGCCCGCGTGATCGGCACCTGGCGCAGCGCCACGCACCCGGCCCTGACCGTGATCGAGAAGGAGAACGGCGGACGCTCCGACGCGCTGAACGCCGCGATCGAGCAGGCGCGCTACCCGATCTGCGTGGTCATCGACGCCGACAGCCTCGTCGACCCCGAGGCCCTGCTCCTGGCGGGCACGCGCTTCCTCGACGACCCCACCCTGGTCGCGCTGGGCGGCTCGATCCGCCCCGTGAACGACGCGATCGTCAGCGGCGGCAGCGTGCGCCTGGCCCGCACGCCCCGCAACTTCCTGGCCCGCTGGCAGCAGCTCGAGTACGCGCGCGCGTTCACCGCCGCCCGCGTCGCGATGAGCGAGCTGGGCTGCCTGATCCTGATCTCCGGCGCCTTCGGGCTGTTCAGGCGCAGCGCCCTCATCGCCGTGGGCGGGTACCGCACCGACACCGTGGGCGAGGACTTCGAGCTGACCGTGCGGCTCCACCGCTACTTCCGCGACAGGGGAGAGCCCTACCGCATCGAGTACCTCGTCGACCCCGTGTGCTGGACTCAGGTGCCGGAGGAACCGAGGGTCCTGCGCAACCAGCGCGACCGCTGGCACCGCGGCCTCTGGGAGGTCCTGTGGGCGCACCGGGACATGCTGTTCAACCCGCGCTACGGCCGCATCGGGTTCTTCGCGCTGCCCTACATGTGGTTCGTCGAGGGCCTCTCGCCCGTGTTCGAGGTCTCCGGCTACGTGCTCGTCGCCGCCCTGGCGGTCCTCGGCCAGCTCGACGCGGCCTTCGCCGCGGCGTTCTTCGCCCTGGCGCTGCTCTACGGGCTGCTGGTCAGCCTCGGCACCACGGCCCTGGACGTCGTGCTGCCGCACTCGCCGCGCCGCGCCGTCGACAGGCTGCGTCTCCTGAACGCCGTGATGACGGAGAGCCTCTGGTACCGACCGTGGCTCGCGTTCGTGAGGCTCGTGGCCACCTTCGGCGTGCGGAGCAAGCGCGGCAAGTGGGGCACGATGACGCGCCGCAGCTTCGGCTGA
- a CDS encoding biotin--[acetyl-CoA-carboxylase] ligase, with protein sequence MGRFRLLRLDSVASTQDALAQRARSGEDVSGLVVRALEQTSGRGRRGTAWASPRGGSYQSVGLGREAWPWLTLALGVGVAEALSVGVGAGVKVKWPNDLYLGDGKLGGIIAEVVAGQVIAGVGVNVANAPPPGGAALAGAEPEAVSDLVLAGLERGVALARDGGEAVRERFASVDALRGREVSVVVGAERGGEALTGVAVGVDALGALLVAVAGAGAPVRVTAGHVTSFGRPAGA encoded by the coding sequence GTGGGGCGCTTCCGACTGCTGCGGCTCGACAGCGTCGCCTCCACCCAGGACGCGCTCGCGCAGCGCGCGCGCTCCGGCGAGGACGTGAGCGGCCTGGTCGTGCGCGCGCTGGAGCAGACGAGCGGGCGCGGCCGGCGCGGCACGGCGTGGGCGTCGCCGCGCGGCGGCAGCTACCAGTCCGTCGGCCTGGGACGCGAGGCGTGGCCGTGGCTGACGCTGGCCCTGGGCGTGGGCGTCGCCGAGGCGCTGAGCGTGGGTGTCGGGGCCGGCGTGAAGGTGAAGTGGCCGAACGACCTCTACCTGGGGGACGGCAAGCTCGGCGGCATCATCGCCGAGGTCGTGGCGGGCCAGGTGATCGCGGGCGTGGGCGTGAACGTGGCCAACGCGCCGCCCCCCGGCGGGGCCGCCCTGGCGGGCGCCGAGCCGGAGGCCGTCTCGGACCTCGTGCTGGCCGGGCTGGAGCGCGGCGTCGCACTGGCGCGGGACGGGGGAGAGGCCGTGCGCGAGCGCTTCGCGTCGGTCGACGCCCTGCGGGGCCGCGAGGTCTCTGTCGTTGTCGGCGCCGAGCGCGGCGGCGAGGCCCTGACGGGCGTGGCCGTCGGGGTCGACGCCCTCGGCGCCCTGCTAGTCGCGGTGGCCGGCGCGGGCGCCCCCGTGCGGGTCACCGCCGGGCACGTCACGAGCTTCGGCCGCCCGGCGGGGGCCTGA
- a CDS encoding tyrosine-type recombinase/integrase, protein MAAEITPYDGSALARAETWAGLPPDELRRRAAKAANERHAEELWALTEAYLFLHGAKGARVSRHTLRTYRRGVADLLAAWAGENLLRPARDAGVVYVRRLEAGALTGGEPPSPATLNVKLAAARTLYKALRWAGATEARPFDDVRVAKDPTPPWEKRRPYRDGEVEALLGHAAGAERVMVLLGAHGGLRIGEMADLRWDDVDMGTSTLRVRSGKGGKAATVRMTRRLREALSELSADPDYRAGEKRQRDQAYVLPWTADHARRRFRRLCARAGVDYGTAGVHGLRHGAGTRYYRQTKDLGRVAAHLRHADIQTTRIYAKIDAEAIGDDIEDW, encoded by the coding sequence ATGGCCGCCGAGATCACCCCCTACGACGGCTCCGCGCTGGCGCGTGCCGAGACCTGGGCGGGCCTGCCGCCCGACGAGCTGAGGCGCCGCGCGGCCAAGGCCGCGAACGAGCGCCACGCCGAGGAGCTCTGGGCGCTCACCGAAGCCTACCTCTTCCTGCACGGCGCCAAGGGCGCGCGGGTCAGCCGGCACACGCTGCGCACCTACCGCCGCGGCGTCGCCGACCTGCTGGCGGCCTGGGCCGGCGAGAACCTGCTGCGGCCGGCGCGCGACGCCGGCGTCGTCTACGTGCGGCGCCTCGAGGCCGGAGCGCTGACGGGCGGCGAGCCGCCGTCGCCGGCGACGCTGAACGTGAAGCTGGCGGCGGCCAGGACGCTGTACAAGGCGCTCAGGTGGGCCGGGGCGACCGAGGCGCGGCCGTTCGACGACGTGCGCGTCGCCAAGGACCCGACGCCGCCGTGGGAGAAGCGCCGGCCGTACCGCGACGGCGAGGTCGAGGCGCTGCTCGGGCATGCGGCCGGCGCGGAGCGGGTGATGGTGCTCCTGGGCGCGCACGGCGGGCTGCGCATCGGCGAGATGGCCGACCTCAGGTGGGACGACGTCGACATGGGCACGAGCACGCTGCGCGTGCGCTCCGGCAAGGGCGGCAAGGCGGCGACGGTGCGCATGACCAGGCGCCTGCGCGAGGCGCTGAGCGAGCTCTCCGCCGACCCCGACTACCGCGCCGGCGAGAAGCGCCAGCGCGACCAGGCCTACGTGCTGCCCTGGACCGCCGACCACGCCAGGCGGCGCTTCAGGCGCCTGTGCGCGCGCGCCGGCGTCGACTACGGGACGGCCGGCGTGCACGGGCTCAGGCACGGCGCGGGCACGCGCTACTACCGCCAGACGAAGGACCTCGGCCGGGTCGCCGCGCACCTGCGCCACGCCGACATCCAGACGACTCGCATCTACGCGAAGATCGACGCCGAGGCGATCGGCGACGACATCGAGGACTGGTGA
- a CDS encoding HEAT repeat domain-containing protein — MSGAGLAPLFVAILVVAAAVGATMFAMLVWFVAGQGTAGAWRSLVVALTVAGVGLGAVAIVHLALVAVRHEATRRRERRVHEWTGAWAEVASGGRVPFVPPEARPVASEAAARVIQQLAGEGAKRVRAGLATSGVLPAELASAARGIGVPRSRSTAALERLAWIATPDALPLFARAARGPDVRSARAALLGMARVLAEQHLPDPVGRELVSAIEDHLASAPDPAGLRTFLSTVLLATGDHLSWLCARLLRRSEPEVAHVAALEAIGLSHRPEALELATEALLGATEDETAAAALRALARVGHVPENAHHAVLEATESAHLGTRVQAAHALVWLPPEVALPALWTLLGDTAWEVRRAAAQALARSGPPGEAELRRAAASHPDRFARDIAGITLAASRGASGAEEPGPPRPPARAALAAAEGAP; from the coding sequence ATGAGCGGCGCCGGGCTGGCGCCGCTGTTCGTCGCGATCCTCGTCGTGGCGGCCGCGGTCGGCGCGACGATGTTCGCGATGCTCGTCTGGTTCGTGGCCGGGCAGGGCACCGCCGGCGCCTGGCGCTCGCTCGTCGTGGCGCTCACCGTCGCCGGCGTCGGCCTGGGCGCCGTGGCCATCGTGCACCTCGCGCTGGTCGCCGTCAGGCACGAGGCGACGCGGCGGCGCGAGCGCCGCGTCCACGAGTGGACCGGGGCCTGGGCCGAGGTCGCGTCCGGCGGCCGGGTGCCGTTCGTGCCTCCCGAAGCGCGCCCCGTCGCCTCGGAGGCCGCCGCCCGCGTGATCCAGCAGCTGGCGGGCGAGGGCGCAAAGCGCGTGAGGGCCGGCCTCGCTACCAGCGGCGTGCTGCCAGCCGAGCTGGCCTCCGCGGCCCGGGGCATCGGCGTGCCGCGCAGCCGCTCCACGGCGGCTCTCGAGCGCCTGGCGTGGATCGCCACGCCCGACGCCCTGCCGCTGTTCGCCCGCGCGGCCCGCGGCCCCGACGTCAGGAGCGCGCGGGCCGCGCTGCTGGGCATGGCGAGGGTGCTGGCCGAGCAGCATCTGCCCGACCCCGTCGGACGCGAGCTGGTCTCGGCGATCGAGGACCACCTGGCCAGCGCGCCGGACCCGGCCGGCCTGCGGACGTTCCTGTCGACGGTCCTGCTGGCGACGGGAGACCACCTGTCCTGGCTGTGCGCCCGCCTGCTGCGCCGCAGCGAGCCGGAGGTGGCGCACGTGGCCGCGCTGGAGGCCATCGGCCTGTCCCACCGCCCCGAGGCGCTCGAGCTCGCCACCGAGGCGCTGCTGGGGGCGACCGAGGACGAGACGGCCGCCGCCGCGCTGCGCGCGCTGGCGCGCGTGGGGCACGTGCCGGAGAACGCCCACCACGCCGTGCTCGAGGCGACGGAGTCGGCGCACCTCGGCACGCGGGTCCAGGCCGCGCACGCGCTCGTGTGGCTGCCGCCCGAGGTCGCCCTGCCCGCCCTGTGGACGCTGCTCGGAGACACGGCGTGGGAGGTGCGACGCGCGGCGGCGCAGGCCCTCGCCCGCAGCGGGCCGCCCGGCGAGGCCGAGCTGCGGCGTGCCGCTGCCTCGCACCCCGACCGGTTCGCCAGGGACATCGCGGGGATCACGCTGGCGGCCTCCCGCGGGGCGAGCGGCGCCGAGGAGCCGGGACCCCCGCGACCGCCCGCGCGTGCCGCGCTGGCGGCGGCGGAAGGCGCCCCGTGA